The sequence below is a genomic window from Saccopteryx leptura isolate mSacLep1 chromosome 10, mSacLep1_pri_phased_curated, whole genome shotgun sequence.
tatttatgttacgGGAAAGAAAAGATGGCAATGCAGAAAGTTCTTTAAGAAGCTATtatcttttgtattttcaaaGAGAAGTCTACGAGCACAGAGTACCTGCTAGAGAAAATGAACTCCAGCTGCTGCTATATGGTAAAGAGAAGTTATGGACTCCTCACACAGAAAACTCTTTATTCAGAAATAGGACAGTACGTTACTTAAATATTAAAGACCTTTCTCAGGAGCCCCTGAATTGAAGCTGTTTAGCCATCTTGGCTTacatattaaaaagaacataACTAAATCCATACAAAGTCTCTGCTTAGAGTTCATTATAAGCCACTAAActagtatgtttagttttgtcaTACGGGATCCTGGCACAGTACAATAATACCCAGTGTTCTTTCAGTTAATTCTAACTGTAGAAACAAAAGCCAGCCTTCACAAACTATGTAATTCAAGTCAAAATAAGAAACTGTTCCTAGGTCCCTGTTCCTTCTGTCCTCTACCTGCTAatcctctgtcttctcttttgtAGTCCTTTCCAATCCTCTTATTCTCGCTGGTTTGTGTTTTCACAATAAATCCCTTTACAAATGTACCATTCCTCCCTggggcattttcttttcttcctttaaagtATGGGTTTTAGTAACATCAATTGACTTTAACACAAAGGAACTTATCTAATGTTTCGGTACATTATGAGCATGTGTTTTTTGAGGTGTACAGTTTACACCCATCTTTCTTTCCACGTTTTTAACCTCTTCCCTCACATTGTTTGACATTTCCAAACTCCAGAATCCACGGAACACCTCATTAAACCAGGTGTCCGACACGCCCCCCTCCATAAAGTAAAGGGCAGGATAGCATTAAGTGGGGtcactaaattaattttaaaaaatcacaaattaaACCCAGTGCAAGTCCATCGGTCTGTCCTAACATCTTAATTAACTTAGAACGAAACTCTAAAAGAATTGTAAACTTGAGTGTGCATGTTTTGGAATAAGCAGGTAAATTGGAATAAGCAGGCAACTAATACAATGAAAGATGAAAAgatcccccccaccaccaccgaaaatgtttctttttaaataaccttATTTACcttaatattaatgttttattagattgatattaaatactttatttaaaattattataaaatgtgaGCTTTCTGcatatataacaaaaaatattttctttaggtaATGGCAGCATTAAAACAATACTGCGTGGCTTTCTACTTGCTGCCCCCAAACATCCCAAAAAAGTCTCGCGACAGCGCGGGGGGGAAGCGAGAAGGAAGGACCCCCAAGGCCCCACGCAATGGGGCATGCGCAGTGAGGCGTGTCTGCGCCATTCGGGGGTGCTGCCCGTTAGTTAAGACGTGGCTTCTAAGGAAGCCCGGCTCGACTCCCTCCGTACCAGTTCTCAATCATCTCCTTGATGGCGTTAGCCGGCCGCTGGATAACTTCCCCTGCGGCGATGCGGTTCACCACTGTCTCGTCCAACCGCCGAATAACCCCCGCTACAAGCGACATTTTGGCGCCAGAGGAGCCCAGGTCACTTGGAGATGCTCGGCGGACGCGCCGGCAGCCAATCACCAGAGTGCTTCGTGCTTACATCATTCCCTTCGCTCGGTTTACGCCGTCCAGCCCCCTACCCTTTCCAGCGAAGCACCGCTTCCGAGCCAGGGGGCTATTGATTGGGCAGCTTGAATGCCAGTCAAGTTTTTTAGACCCGTGGGTCTCTGGGTGTCTTCGTCCCTCCCTAAAGCCACTTAAATCCGCTAGCTAGAAGGGTTTGCGCCTGCGCGGTAGAAATCACTGCCCGCTATTCCGGCCAATAGAAACGAGGTGCCCTAGCGGGAGGTTGGTGTCGCGCAGCTCGGGTGATCTGGCGCAGAGCGTAGGTGGCGTTTGGCGCTTGCTCCTGCTCCGCCCCTCTTCTTGCAGTCGCCGGGAGATCTGCCCAGCTCTTCTGCTTTCCAGTATAATGTGGATGACACCTAAGAGAAGCAAAATGGAAGTCGAGGAGACTCGGGGATTCCGGCCCGAGTGGACCCAGCGTTATTTGGTGGTGGAGCCTACGGAAGGCGAAGGGGCCCAGTGCCTGATCTGTGCCCACCTCATCGCATCCACCTACGAACGGGACGTCAGGCGCCACTACGAGGCCGAGCACAGGTACTACCAGCGGTATGTGGAGGAGGGCGAGCGCGCGGCCCTGGTGGAGCAGCTGCGGCAGGGCGAGGTGCCCGAGATGGTCCCGCTCACCCCCGAGGAGAGAGCTGCTCGTGCAGGCCTCGGGATCGCCCGCCTCTTGGCCTTGAACGGTCGCGGCTGGGGTGAGGGGGACTATGTCCACCAGTGCCTGGAAGTGATGCTGAGAGATGTGCTGCCGGATCACGTAGACGTTTTGGGTGGCATTGATTTAACTCCAGAGATCACTCGGCAGAGGGTCCTGAACATTAACGAGAATCTACGCAGTCAGCTTTTTAACCGAGCCAAGGACTTTAAAGCCTATTCCCTCGCTTTGGACGACCAGGCTTTTGTGGCCTATGAGAACTACCTCCTGGTCTTTGTCCGCGGTGTGGACCAGGACCTGGAGGTGCAAGAAGAGCTCTTGACCATAATCAATCTGACTCATCACTTCAGTGTTGGTGCTCTCATGGCGGCAATCCTTGAGGCCCTGCAGACAGCAGGGCTCAGCTTGCAGCGAATGGTGGGACTGACCACGACCCACACGCTGAGGATGATTGGTGAGAACTCAGGACTGGTGTCCTACATGAGAGAAAAGGCCGTAAGCCCCAACTGTTGGAACGTCATTCATTATTCGGGATTCCTTCACTTGGAGCTGTTGAGCTCCTATGATGTCGATGTGAATCAGGTCATAAACACCGTGTCTGAATGGATCCTTTTGATTAAGACAAGAGGCATTAGGAGACCCGAATTTCAAGCTTTACTAACCGCATCTGAATCAGAGCATGGCGAAAGGGTAAATGGACGGTGTCTCAATAATTGGCTTAGAAGAGGGAAAACTTTGAAAGCAATATTTTTGttaaggaaagagatagaaacattctTGGTTTCAGTAGGGGCAACAACAGTCCACTTCACAGACCAACAGTGGCTTTGTGACTTTGGCTTCTTGGTGGATATTATGAACCACCTTCGAGAACTCAGCGAACTGTTGCGGTTCAATAGAGTCTTCGCTGCCACTGCCTTCGACCATATTTGTACCTTTGAAGCCAAGCTGAGTTTACTTCACAGACAtattgaggaaaaaaatctaacaCACTTTGCTGCCTTGAGAGAAGTAGTTGATGAGCTTAAACAGcatattaaagaagaagaaaatatatttgatccTGATCGGTATAAAGTGGTGCTCTGTCGCCTCCAAaaagattttgatagacatttcAAGGACCTCAAGTTCATTAAAAAGGACTTAGAACTGTTTGCAAATCCATTTAACTTTAAGCCGGAATACGCACCAATTTCAGTAAGGGTGGAGCTAACAAAACTTCAGGCAACTACTGACCTTTGGGAAGAGTACAGAAACAAAGACTTGGGGCAGTTCTATGCTGGACTGTCTGCTGAATCTTACCCGATTATCAAAGGGGTTGCGTGTAAGGTGGCATCCCTGTTTGATAGTAGCGAAATCTGTGAAAAGGCTTTTTCATATTTGGTTCGGAACCAGCACACTTTGAGCCAGCCATTGACAGATGAGCATCTCCACGCCCTGTTTAGGATCGCCACAACTGCCATTGAGCCGCATTGGGATGCTCTCGTGAGAGCAAGAAACGGACCTAATGCATAAGCCTTTGTAGTACAACATTGAAACACTCGCCAAGAATCCAGTTCTAAAAGTAAACATTTGAGTTTTCAAGTTTACTGATTTGCCTTGCGAGAAGGCACCAAGTTTATTCACTCAGATTGATCACAATTCAGATTCTTCTGacaggtgtctttttttttttttccatctcaagAGGCAGCATCGGACTGAAAACGTGCAAACGCGTCTTTTAAAACTTAATGACAAGATCATTGTCTTTTTTGATTTTAtgatataattgtttttttaagaagtgTAGTGCTGATCATGGGAGTTGAATTAGAAGTCTGTTTTTAAGGTGTTCTGAGGAAATTCTAGCTCGTATTTTAATGATATGTTAAAATTCTGATGCAGATAGTCTGAAATAATCAACTTCTTATATTCTGTTTGAGCCAATTTGCAGAAACTCACATAGGTTCAGAAGTTTCTGAAAATGAAGAACATGTTCACTTTGTCTATCAAAAtgtttgaaactttttttaaacagTTGTGATTCTGAGGTCAATACTGACAGATCACCTCCCTCTTACCTCCTTATCTGCCCAGTGATAATGATATTACTAAtagagaaaataagtaaaattttaggagcaagaattatttttaagtggCTGATTAGAAGGCTTCCTGCAATATGGTGATCAGACAAACCAATTATTGGAGGTTTCCCCTGAATTTTTCACAATTAGGTGCTGTTATACCAGGTTGCCTATTAAAGGACTATGGTAAGTATAGAGTCTTAATGATTGCCTATTAGTAATACTTTTTTCTGTCGTAGACAAATGTTTGGCCATGTCAAAAAGGATGAGGCAAAAAGATTTCTACACTCCAGGATCAGGAGGTGTGAGATACATTAGCTTATTTGTCCTATCTGCATGGGTGTTACTGCTTTATAAAGAAATCCTGcttaaaggaaactttattttatagtgaTATAGTATCAGATTTTGTTAGCTGCTGGAAATGGATTTATTAGAGAATTCGAAACTGCCTCCCACATTCTGTGTTTAAGACAGTGTACAAGTAGAAATACTTAAGAAGCAGCTTTATTCAGATTGAGCAATTTCTTATTTCTAGTGAGCTATCTGCTTTGTGCTAAAACAACTTTTAAACTTATGTTATCCAAGAAAAGCAAACCTTACAGTAAAGCCAAATATGTAAAATGACTTAAAAACAGGACCTAGTTTATAGATTGACTCACAGTACAGTTTGAAAACGTGTGCTCAAGTCCTGTCTTAACTATTGTAACATACTATTCTATGGTCATTAGTCCAGCAAATTTAAGGAACCAGGATACAACCAAGAATTAAGAAGGAATTGATACCGGAGCAACCAGAATAGTGCCATAAGAACCCAGGGACCTAAATGTGTCGGTGGTTCTCAACCAGAGGCAGTAAAGCCTTGTTCCAGAGGTAGTTGGGACGTACAGAGGACCTCTTTGGTTGTTACTCTTGTGGGGTGTTCTGCTGGCACTTACATGCATAGGGATAATCTAGCACACTGAAGAATCATTCCTCTCAAAGTGCCAGTAGACCCCACCCagaatagattattttattttgggggacagGAAAAATTACTGGTAGAAGCCAAATTAGGCCAGTTGGGCAAACTGACACACTTGATGGAGAGATTAACTCCAACATGCTGCGTTTGGTTGGTAAAGTGCACGGAAAGGCTTTAATATGTTCTGGTAGCTCACAAATTGCATTAATAAACCAGTAATCGATGTTGCACCGGATTAAAGGAGGGCTGTATTCTGTTACATACATTTCATTGAGGTCAGAAAAACAATTCTTCTAACAAGATACTTATCAAGAATGGTTAAGTTGAGTGTTTGGTTAATTTGGAGTAGgcttaaatttttggaaaaaacaacACAGTGACAATCCAACCGAACAAAAAATGTCTACCAGTAATTTCCCAGTAGTTTGGAGAGTTCTTTTTCATGGCAAGTGCTGTATTGAAGGACTGACTGATCGGAAGACCTGAAAGCTTCAGCTTTCTAACCCTGGTTCCTTAAAAATATTGACGTCTGAAAGCTTCAGCTTTCTAACCCTGGTTCCTAAAATATTGACGTCTTGTACATTTTGTGAAGTTCTAGTCTATATTTTGCTTACAGTAATAACAGTTTGTATCATATAGTCATTGagtgggtggggagtggagatACAAGCCAAGGATTTTCAATTGGCTGCGAATAATAGAGAATTTGCTATCAACTAGTCTTGTTTgtaaaagaaaatgtgtattttactGTTTTCTGTATTAAGTAATTCTGTAACAGcatgtcagtctttttttttttaatatttttttataaagtagttGTTACTGGTCCTCTTGTATCAGTGGATATTGTTAAAATAAGTACTATTTTCTACAAAAGAAACTTATATCCCTGTATTTCCCATTCCTACTAGTTTTCTTAGAAGACGTGTCTGTATTCCCGTTCTCCCACATTGCTATCAAACTGCTCTGCCACGCTCCCAGAGTCCCTGTGAATAGTCTTCCCCTCTGACACCGCGGCCACTGTCCTTGAACCAGAGGTTCACTTTGGCTTCAGGGCGATGCCGTCTCCAGGTAGGCTTGCTCAGTGTTCTTTGCAGGTACCTCGCTCCCTTAAATCTCTGTGTTGGGATAGTTAAGTTCTGTTTCGGCTTATTCGACATCATCTCCTCAGCTGATCTCATCTCCCTTCAACGGCTTCAGTCACCGCCTTTCTGCACGTGACTCCCAAGTATGTATCTCCTTTCTAGAACTTTCCTAATTCACATATCTGATTGCTAACTGGAGTCCATTCTGTGTCTAATAGGCACCGCAGCAGGTCATTGGCCTCGCCCCTACACATGCGTCTCTCATTGTTCCTTCTCAGTAAAAAACACTCCCACTACCGGCCACTCAGTTGCCTTGCCTAAGCCGAAACCTGAGTTAGCCATGACCTTTCCCTCTTTGTACACCATACTATTCACAAAAACCTTTCTGTCAAGTCCACTGTCTTAAGTGTTTCTTAATTCTCCGGGGCTACCATGCTCAATCAGGCTGTCAACCTACCTAAATGACAGCAACAGCCTCCTCACTAGTCTCCCTTTCTCTGGTTTGGATCCCTTTCCACACTGCAGCCAATTGGCATATCCGGTCACACCACTCCACTGCTTCCACCATCGCTCTTAGGATAAGACACAGTTTCCATCCATCTCTCGGCCCTCACTTTATATCCCAATGCTCTGGGAAGCCCTCGCTGATGTCCGCTAGACTAAGTCCCCCTAGTACACACCCCctaaataccctgtttatttatccAACCATACACTACACACATTATTGTTACTTGTTATTAATCACTGCTAGACTGTAAGCTTTATAAGGGCAGGGACCTTATGCCTTGCTCACTGTTATATTTCTAGTgcttagcccagtgcctggcgtttcaataaatgtttggatGAATAAATGTTTGTGTAGTCTTTTATAATCTCTGAAGCCCTTTCACAGTCTCATTTAACCTTCACAGTGGTCCTGTCTTAGACTGCTCACTGGGTAATTATCTACGTATTACAAACTCAGGAATGAAACGAAGTTCTTTGTGACTAGGAATCTCATTGTATTCCTAGAATGCAGTTCAGTGCTTGGCATATTGCTCCAGGACATATTTATTGTGAGAATGTTGTTGGGAAACAAACttagttgcagtttgccctggtaAATGTAAGTAAGAAAGCCAGGGTTCAAACGCAGCTCTCCTTATGTAAGTCCACTATGTAATATTAAGTCATTACCTCTTTAGTATAGTGCCGGAGTCCAGCTCCAGctggtccaggggtccccaaaggaaTGGACGGCGTCGGCGAGAAATGAGTGAGAGAGCCAACCTCTTCAGTtcatctgccaggcatctctgccaattgctagtatagctttatttttatacactaatataATCACATGGtatgcagaatacattgattaatagttatttttgctttaatatggATAAATACTCCAGGAAGaggttagtacatttctttaagctataaatcaggtggttaGCCATTCTAATTATGGTTACACAATACTTTGAGCAGCAGCAACAATATTGGCATCAGCTTCACACAGGCTTCTAACAGGTCAGTATTGACTAATAACTCCGCTTTACCTAATGGTCCATTGTCTAGTAAAATCATGTTTGTCTACTGTTTTCatctactagttaagttctaactttatttttctcagagcgttccactacctgaaggtcaggtatgtaagaggaacggaaagtttttctattcttctatatGAAAAGGCTAGGGGGGTTAAGCAATCTATTGggtaaaggctgaaaggtgcttttgtgtttagtctttgtttcccacctattcataagtcacaatctattttttcataatacagtttttaaaagggAGTTTTCCTACAGACCTACCCCTTTCGAGGGATATCAGCCAGCCTCCTGTGTCTTAGGCAAGGGGGTAATAATCTTTAGCCGGGGTTTCTTCAGGGAACTCCTGAGGGAACAGCTTTGACAGTTGTCTTGATAATTGCCTCTAGCTCTTGTTTTGGGGGTTGCTGGTAAATTTTCTTAAAGGGAACACAGCGGGGCTTGAGTAGTCAAGGAGATACCCCTGTGGTTCCTTTTGGAGTAATTCTGGGGAGACATATTCACAGACTAGTTGAACTCAGGGTCTTGAGTAGCCTGGGAAAGCACAGTATTATTGGAATCATACCGTTGACCCATCCCAATAGTGAATGCGCATAACCCTAATAAGGAAGAATTGTCAAAGGAAATGCCCAGATACAACCCAAAAAACATATGCTGTGCAAATGCTTCTTTCCTGCTGTGACTGTCAGACAGCAAGGTTGGATAGGCTC
It includes:
- the EPM2AIP1 gene encoding EPM2A-interacting protein 1, which encodes MWMTPKRSKMEVEETRGFRPEWTQRYLVVEPTEGEGAQCLICAHLIASTYERDVRRHYEAEHRYYQRYVEEGERAALVEQLRQGEVPEMVPLTPEERAARAGLGIARLLALNGRGWGEGDYVHQCLEVMLRDVLPDHVDVLGGIDLTPEITRQRVLNINENLRSQLFNRAKDFKAYSLALDDQAFVAYENYLLVFVRGVDQDLEVQEELLTIINLTHHFSVGALMAAILEALQTAGLSLQRMVGLTTTHTLRMIGENSGLVSYMREKAVSPNCWNVIHYSGFLHLELLSSYDVDVNQVINTVSEWILLIKTRGIRRPEFQALLTASESEHGERVNGRCLNNWLRRGKTLKAIFLLRKEIETFLVSVGATTVHFTDQQWLCDFGFLVDIMNHLRELSELLRFNRVFAATAFDHICTFEAKLSLLHRHIEEKNLTHFAALREVVDELKQHIKEEENIFDPDRYKVVLCRLQKDFDRHFKDLKFIKKDLELFANPFNFKPEYAPISVRVELTKLQATTDLWEEYRNKDLGQFYAGLSAESYPIIKGVACKVASLFDSSEICEKAFSYLVRNQHTLSQPLTDEHLHALFRIATTAIEPHWDALVRARNGPNA